From Nicotiana tabacum cultivar K326 chromosome 20, ASM71507v2, whole genome shotgun sequence, one genomic window encodes:
- the LOC107759148 gene encoding SPX domain-containing membrane protein At4g22990 isoform X1 — protein sequence MVAFGKKLKERQIVEWQGYYINYKVMKKKVKQYADQIQAGALNQRYVLKDFSRMLDKEIEKVVLFLLEQQGVLASRISELNEQQDSLQEQPDLSKVTELREGYRYVGRDLLKLLFFVEINAIGLRKILKKFDKRFGYRFTDYYVKTRANHPYSQLQQVFKHVGLGAVVGAISRNLADLQDREGSYLSIYDQPALPLQEPVVDAMEAAIDRLGYSTTFLNFSVQRSLIMLEELPTPVEEHVDDQRYHFMSLLLNLANTFLYMINTYIVVPTADDYSMSLGAAATVCGIVIGAMAVAQVFSSVYFSAWSNRSYFRPLVFSSIVLFVGNVMYALAYDLKSIPILLLGRIFCGLGSARAVNRRYISDCVPLKIRMQASAGFVSASALGMACGPAIAGLLQTNFKIYKLTFNQDTLPGWVMAFSWLIYLVWLWISFREPAQETEANNVPRKSNAVENDALEKGVVQPLLLKSADDEQENEGECDGSEEAPEESRRPANSIVEAYRLLTPSVKVQLLIYFMLKYAMEILLSASSVITAYYFSWSTSTVAIFLACLGLTVLPVNVVVGSYISNIFQDRQLLLASEIMVCLGILLSFNVIIPYSVPQYVCSGLLMFVSAEVLEGVNLSLLSRVMSSRLSRGTYNGGLLSTEAGTIARVIADVTITLGGYLGQSRLLNVTLLPSLLICIACIFATCRTYNSLY from the exons ATGGttgcttttgggaagaagttgAAGGAAAGGCAAATCGTGGAATGGCAAGG ATACTATATCAATTACAAAGTAATGAAGAAGAAGGTAAAGCAATACGCTGATCAAATCCAGGCTGGAGCACTCAATCAGCGATATGTTCTTAAGGATTTCTCAAGGATGCTGGACAAGGAG ATTGAGAAAGTTGTTCTGTTTTTGTTGGAACAACAAGGAGTACTTGCAAGCAGGATATCTGAACTCAATGAACAGCAAGATTCTCTTCAAGAACAGCCTGATCTATCCAAAGTAACTGAGCTACGAGAAGGCTATAGATATGTGGGGCGTGATCTTTTAAAGCTTCtcttttttgttgaaataaatGCCATTGGACTGCGGAAGATCCTTAAGAAATTTGACAAACGTTTTGGCTATAGATTCACTGATTACTATGTCAAAACCCGGGCAAATCATCCATATTCCCAACTTCAGCAAGTCTTCAAGCATGTG GGATTAGGGGCAGTTGTTGGAGCAATATCTCGTAATCTTGCAGACCTTCAAGACCGTGAAGGAAGCTACTTGTCAATTTATGATCAGCCTGCTCTTCCACTTCAG GAGCCCGTCGTTGATGCAATGGAAGCAGCTATTGATAGATTAGGTTACTCAACTACCTTCCTTAACTTTTCGGTCCAACGTTCACTAATCATGCTAGAAGAGTTACCTACTCCTGTTGAGGAACATGTTGATGATCAGAGATACCATTTTATGTCACTCCTCTTGAACCTGGCAAATACATTCCTTTATATGATCAATACATATATCGTTGTTCCAACAGCTGATGATTATTCTATGAGCCTTGGTGCTGCGGCGACAGTTTGTGGAATTGTGATTGGAGCCATGGCTGTTGCGCAGGTCTTTTCTTCTGTGTATTTCAGTGCCTGGTCAAACAGGTCTTACTTCAGACCTCTGGTATTTAGCAGTATAGTTCTTTTTGTGGGGAATGTGATGTATGCATTGGCCTATGATCTCAAATCAATACCAATTCTCCTTCTCGGTCGTATATTTTGCGG TTTGGGTTCCGCCAGAGCAGTGAACCGACGTTACATCAGTGACTGTGTGCCACTTAAAATCCGGATGCAGGCTTCAGCAGGTTTTGTAAGTGCTAGTGCACTTGGAATGGCATGTGGCCCTGCAATTGCTGGGCTACTTCAGACAAATTTTAAGATTTACAAGTTAACATTCAATCAAGATACTTTGCCTGGTTGGGTTATGGCTTTTTCATGGTTAATCTATTTGGTATGGTTGTGGATCTCTTTTAGAGAACCTGCTCAAGAGACTGAAGCAAACAATGTTCCTCGGAAATCTAATGCTG TAGAAAACGATGCCCTTGAAAAAGGTGTTGTGCAACCATTGCTATTAAAATCAGCGGATGATGAACAAGAAAATGAAGGTGAATGTGATGGCAGTGAAGAAGCTCCCGAGGAGTCTCGTCGTCCAGCCAACTCCATTGTAGAAGCATATAGATTGCTGACTCCTTCTGTGAAG GTTCAATTATTAATCTATTTTATGCTGAAATATGCTATGGAGATTTTACTTTCAGCATCTAGTGTCATCACGGCATATTACTTTAGCTGGTCAACGAGCACTGTCGCAATTTTTCTTGCATGTCTGGGCCTCACAGTTCTTCCAGTAAATGTTGTTGTTGGGAGCTACATAAGTAACATCTTTCAGGACAG GCAACTTTTGCTGGCATCTGAAATCATGGTTTGTCTTGGTATACTCCTGAGCTTTAATGTTATAATCCCGTATTCAGTACCACAGTATGTCTGCTCAGGCCTCCTAATGTTTGTATCTGCTGAAGTATTAGAAG GTGTAAATTTATCTCTTCTCTCTCGAGTAATGTCATCAAGGCTTTCCCGGGGAACCTACAATGGAGGTCTCTTGTCCACAGAAGCTGGCACAATTGCTCGGGTGATTGCTGATGTAACTATAACTCTTGGTGGATATTTAGGGCAGAGCAGGCTCTTGAATGTTACTCTTCTTCCTTCACTTTTGATATGCATAGCTTGCATTTTTGCAACATGTCGTACCTATAATTCTCTTTACTGA
- the LOC107759147 gene encoding pectinesterase inhibitor-like, with protein MTPSSSSLRSTLILLCLIAAFFTSPSTSNPLSDVCAKSKNPGLCLKVLEGNSHQNPHDLTETAINLAAANASATAAKINMLFNQTNDQKLEEIYNLCTTYYSAVIRTLGNAEQFLNMGQYQNLNTAANLVGQDAFNCETAFEVTPGIVSTITKENDDLQFLGSIIIAAAGFLTGSSS; from the coding sequence atGACACCATCATCTTCATCTTTACGTTCAACACTGATTTTATTATGTCTCATAGCTGCTTTTTTCACGAGTCCAAGTACAAGCAACCCTTTATCCGACGTATGTGCCAAGTCCAAAAATCCAGGCTTATGCTTGAAAGTCTTAGAAGGAAATTCGCATCAAAATCCTCATGACTTAACAGAAACAGCCATCAATTTAGCAGCAGCAAACGCCTCCGCCACGGCGGCGAAGATCAACATGCTGTTCAATCAAACAAATGATCAAAAACTGGAAGAGATATATAACTTGTGCACAACTTATTACAGTGCAGTTATTAGAACTTTGGGCAATGCTGAACAGTTTTTGAATATGGGCCAATACCAGAATTTAAATACTGCGGCGAATCTTGTTGGACAAGATGCTTTTAATTGTGAGACTGCATTTGAAGTTACACCTGGTATTGTCTCCACTATTACTAAGGAGAATGATGATCTTCAGTTTCTTGGTAGCATTATTATTGCTGCTGCAGGTTTTCTTACTGGCTCGTCTTCTTAG
- the LOC107759148 gene encoding SPX domain-containing membrane protein At4g22990 isoform X2, which yields MVAFGKKLKERQIVEWQGYYINYKVMKKKVKQYADQIQAGALNQRYVLKDFSRMLDKEIEKVVLFLLEQQGVLASRISELNEQQDSLQEQPDLSKVTELREGYRYVGRDLLKLLFFVEINAIGLRKILKKFDKRFGYRFTDYYVKTRANHPYSQLQQVFKHVGLGAVVGAISRNLADLQDREGSYLSIYDQPALPLQEPVVDAMEAAIDRLGYSTTFLNFSVQRSLIMLEELPTPVEEHVDDQRYHFMSLLLNLANTFLYMINTYIVVPTADDYSMSLGAAATVCGIVIGAMAVAQVFSSVYFSAWSNRSYFRPLVFSSIVLFVGNVMYALAYDLKSIPILLLGRIFCGLGSARAVNRRYISDCVPLKIRMQASAGFVSASALGMACGPAIAGLLQTNFKIYKLTFNQDTLPGWVMAFSWLIYLVWLWISFREPAQETEANNVPRKSNAENDALEKGVVQPLLLKSADDEQENEGECDGSEEAPEESRRPANSIVEAYRLLTPSVKVQLLIYFMLKYAMEILLSASSVITAYYFSWSTSTVAIFLACLGLTVLPVNVVVGSYISNIFQDRQLLLASEIMVCLGILLSFNVIIPYSVPQYVCSGLLMFVSAEVLEGVNLSLLSRVMSSRLSRGTYNGGLLSTEAGTIARVIADVTITLGGYLGQSRLLNVTLLPSLLICIACIFATCRTYNSLY from the exons ATGGttgcttttgggaagaagttgAAGGAAAGGCAAATCGTGGAATGGCAAGG ATACTATATCAATTACAAAGTAATGAAGAAGAAGGTAAAGCAATACGCTGATCAAATCCAGGCTGGAGCACTCAATCAGCGATATGTTCTTAAGGATTTCTCAAGGATGCTGGACAAGGAG ATTGAGAAAGTTGTTCTGTTTTTGTTGGAACAACAAGGAGTACTTGCAAGCAGGATATCTGAACTCAATGAACAGCAAGATTCTCTTCAAGAACAGCCTGATCTATCCAAAGTAACTGAGCTACGAGAAGGCTATAGATATGTGGGGCGTGATCTTTTAAAGCTTCtcttttttgttgaaataaatGCCATTGGACTGCGGAAGATCCTTAAGAAATTTGACAAACGTTTTGGCTATAGATTCACTGATTACTATGTCAAAACCCGGGCAAATCATCCATATTCCCAACTTCAGCAAGTCTTCAAGCATGTG GGATTAGGGGCAGTTGTTGGAGCAATATCTCGTAATCTTGCAGACCTTCAAGACCGTGAAGGAAGCTACTTGTCAATTTATGATCAGCCTGCTCTTCCACTTCAG GAGCCCGTCGTTGATGCAATGGAAGCAGCTATTGATAGATTAGGTTACTCAACTACCTTCCTTAACTTTTCGGTCCAACGTTCACTAATCATGCTAGAAGAGTTACCTACTCCTGTTGAGGAACATGTTGATGATCAGAGATACCATTTTATGTCACTCCTCTTGAACCTGGCAAATACATTCCTTTATATGATCAATACATATATCGTTGTTCCAACAGCTGATGATTATTCTATGAGCCTTGGTGCTGCGGCGACAGTTTGTGGAATTGTGATTGGAGCCATGGCTGTTGCGCAGGTCTTTTCTTCTGTGTATTTCAGTGCCTGGTCAAACAGGTCTTACTTCAGACCTCTGGTATTTAGCAGTATAGTTCTTTTTGTGGGGAATGTGATGTATGCATTGGCCTATGATCTCAAATCAATACCAATTCTCCTTCTCGGTCGTATATTTTGCGG TTTGGGTTCCGCCAGAGCAGTGAACCGACGTTACATCAGTGACTGTGTGCCACTTAAAATCCGGATGCAGGCTTCAGCAGGTTTTGTAAGTGCTAGTGCACTTGGAATGGCATGTGGCCCTGCAATTGCTGGGCTACTTCAGACAAATTTTAAGATTTACAAGTTAACATTCAATCAAGATACTTTGCCTGGTTGGGTTATGGCTTTTTCATGGTTAATCTATTTGGTATGGTTGTGGATCTCTTTTAGAGAACCTGCTCAAGAGACTGAAGCAAACAATGTTCCTCGGAAATCTAATGCTG AAAACGATGCCCTTGAAAAAGGTGTTGTGCAACCATTGCTATTAAAATCAGCGGATGATGAACAAGAAAATGAAGGTGAATGTGATGGCAGTGAAGAAGCTCCCGAGGAGTCTCGTCGTCCAGCCAACTCCATTGTAGAAGCATATAGATTGCTGACTCCTTCTGTGAAG GTTCAATTATTAATCTATTTTATGCTGAAATATGCTATGGAGATTTTACTTTCAGCATCTAGTGTCATCACGGCATATTACTTTAGCTGGTCAACGAGCACTGTCGCAATTTTTCTTGCATGTCTGGGCCTCACAGTTCTTCCAGTAAATGTTGTTGTTGGGAGCTACATAAGTAACATCTTTCAGGACAG GCAACTTTTGCTGGCATCTGAAATCATGGTTTGTCTTGGTATACTCCTGAGCTTTAATGTTATAATCCCGTATTCAGTACCACAGTATGTCTGCTCAGGCCTCCTAATGTTTGTATCTGCTGAAGTATTAGAAG GTGTAAATTTATCTCTTCTCTCTCGAGTAATGTCATCAAGGCTTTCCCGGGGAACCTACAATGGAGGTCTCTTGTCCACAGAAGCTGGCACAATTGCTCGGGTGATTGCTGATGTAACTATAACTCTTGGTGGATATTTAGGGCAGAGCAGGCTCTTGAATGTTACTCTTCTTCCTTCACTTTTGATATGCATAGCTTGCATTTTTGCAACATGTCGTACCTATAATTCTCTTTACTGA